From the genome of Amylibacter sp. IMCC11727:
GCTTTGAAGAGTGCCACGCTGAACTGCTGAAGTCGAAGGCATATATGGACGGACATGTGCCCGCAATTGCAGACGGGCCCGCACCCGCCACCCCGCAATCCGTATCCAACCCTGTCGATTTCCTCGTGCACTCCGTAATGGCGCACACCGATGGGCAGCGATGACGGGGTTTGCGCTCAATGATATCCAAAAATGGATGCAAGCGGCGTTGCTGTCGCCTGAAACCACATCTAGAAGCGAGGCAAGCACACGCCTTACAACCTCTGCCAGATTGTCCCCCGCCGAAGGTTTGGCGATTTATCAACGCAGTTATGCCCTGCGTATCGCGGCCTGTATGCGAGAACAATTTCCGGCCCTGTGCCACGCTTTGGGTGCGGAATTGTTCAACGATTTTGTCGCCGAGTACATTTGCGCGGCCCCACCAGAAAGCTACACGCTGTATGATCTAGGGCGCCGCTTTCCTGCTTTTTTACAAAGCAACCGCCCTGATGCGTCGGGGGGTACTGTCGAACCATGGTTCGATTTCATGGTGGATTTGGCCGCGTTTGAACGTTTGGTGTTTACGGTGTTTGATTGCGATGGCGTTGAAGATGCGGTTTTGGCCACAGTTGATACGCCGCTGGAAAATTTGCGCATTCAGCCGAGCCTGCGCATCGGGCAATATCGGTATCCTGTGGCGTGGTACTATCATCAAATTCGCGACGAGGCCGACCCGCAAATCCCAAATGCAGAACACAGCAGTGTCGCAATTTTGCGTAAAGATTATCAAACCACCACATTTCCAATTGCCCCGGCCCATGCGATTTTTCTGCAATCTATGTGCGATGGCGCGTCCATAGACCAAAGCTTGGACACAGTGGCGCACGCGTTAAATATAGATCCCAAACAAGTGAAAACCTCTTGGGACGAAACACCCGAAGTTTTGCTCGGCTGGATCAAAATGGGTGTTTTCGTAGACAGACCCTAGGTCTTGGCCACCGCTATAATCCAGTCACGCACCAGTTTCGCGTTGTCTGACAAAGGTTTCCCCTGCGACCACACCAGATAAATCCCGTTTCCCGTTGTCCACGCCCAATCCTTTCGCGCAACCAGCAACTCTCGGTCCAATAGGTTGCGCACGATGTGATCCCAGCCAAAGGCAAAACCTTCACCCGCCACCGCCGCCTGTAACACCAACGCATAATCATTTAACCGCAACCCTGCCCGAATATCACGATCATGAATGCCGTGATGGGAAAACCACTGTGCCCAGGTAGGCCGTTCACGCACAGGTTCTTCCAGATGGATCAGCCGTTCGTTCATCAGATTGGGAATGGATCGCAAGTTCTTTGCCGCTGCCATGACACGCGGATTGGCCACGGGATAAATGATTTCTTCGGCAATCATAACGCTGTGGTATCCAGGCCAGTTTCCATTGCCCAGACGTATGGCAAGGCTGATGTTTTCTGCATCCAAATCGGGTTCGCGATCACTGCTTTGCAGACGCAGATCAATTTCGGGATGCGTTGCATGTAAATCCGCCATACGCGGCATCATCCAGTAATAGGAAAAAGCGGAAGACGTGCTGAGTGTCACATGTTCACTCAACCCCATATGCCGCACTTCTTGCGCGGTTGTGCGAATATCTGACAGGCCACGTGAAACCCCTGCAAACATACGCTCCCCAGCCGCTGTCAATGTAACACGCCGATGGGACCGTTGAAACAACTGCACTCCCAACGCTTGTTCCAATTGCTTGATTGCCGCGCTAACGGATGGTTGTTGCATGTTCATTTCATCTGCAGCTTTGGTAAACGACCCAAGACGTGCCGCCGCTTCAAACACAATCAGGTTGCGGGGAGAGTGGATAAGAGACCAAATATCTTGCATAGCCCATGTCTATCCAAAGCATAGATTTTTTCAAGGGTTACGAAGGGCTGCGTCTCGGTTATGGCTCGACCCGTAAGCGAAAGGGTTAAATATGGTCAGACGCGCACGCACCGCCCGCAGATCGGCAAATGACACTACGGGTGTTCCGCCATCCCCCTACATCAAACGGGTGCTGCCTCACTTCGATCCGCTGAACGAAGACCAGTTGGTGAAGATCGAAGCCCAAGTTGATTGGCTGTTGGAAAACATCGGAATTGCCTTTCGGGACGACCCTGTTGCACTAGATATCTGGCGCAAGGCGGGCGTCACGCCCACTGGCCCACATGGAGACCTGATCAAGGCCGATGCCAAATGGATCCGCGAATTGGTGGCCTTGGCCCCAAGTGAGTTCACTCAGCTGGCCCGCAATCCTGAACGTTCGGTTGTGATTGGTGGGGACAATCAAGTGTTTGCCCCAATCTATGGCGCGCCGTTTGTGCGGGACCTTGAAGGGGGACGCCGATACGGAACCATGGCGGATTTCGAAAAACTGGTGCAACTGACCTATATGCACCCAAATCTGCATCACGGTGGTTTTGTGGTGACCGAACCCACCGACGTACCCGTTTCCAAACGTCACCTTGATATGGTGTACGCCCATATGACCCTATCCGACAAACCCCACCTTGGGGCCATCACCGAGAAAAGTCGCGCCCAAGACAGCGTGGATATGGTGGAAATCCTGTTTGGGGCAGACACGCTCGACAACAATGTTTGCATTATGG
Proteins encoded in this window:
- a CDS encoding LysR substrate-binding domain-containing protein, whose translation is MQDIWSLIHSPRNLIVFEAAARLGSFTKAADEMNMQQPSVSAAIKQLEQALGVQLFQRSHRRVTLTAAGERMFAGVSRGLSDIRTTAQEVRHMGLSEHVTLSTSSAFSYYWMMPRMADLHATHPEIDLRLQSSDREPDLDAENISLAIRLGNGNWPGYHSVMIAEEIIYPVANPRVMAAAKNLRSIPNLMNERLIHLEEPVRERPTWAQWFSHHGIHDRDIRAGLRLNDYALVLQAAVAGEGFAFGWDHIVRNLLDRELLVARKDWAWTTGNGIYLVWSQGKPLSDNAKLVRDWIIAVAKT
- a CDS encoding DNA-binding domain-containing protein yields the protein MTGFALNDIQKWMQAALLSPETTSRSEASTRLTTSARLSPAEGLAIYQRSYALRIAACMREQFPALCHALGAELFNDFVAEYICAAPPESYTLYDLGRRFPAFLQSNRPDASGGTVEPWFDFMVDLAAFERLVFTVFDCDGVEDAVLATVDTPLENLRIQPSLRIGQYRYPVAWYYHQIRDEADPQIPNAEHSSVAILRKDYQTTTFPIAPAHAIFLQSMCDGASIDQSLDTVAHALNIDPKQVKTSWDETPEVLLGWIKMGVFVDRP